GTAGCGCCCTGATGCGCCGGATCAGCTCGGCAGCATCGACGTGCTGCAAGGAACCGAACAGCATATTGCCAGCGAGCGCATTCGCTACGTAATCCGAACGATAGATGTCGGCGTATTCTGCCATACCGTCTGGCGTCAGATAAGGGCCATACTCACCGTCCCATCCGCGACAGTCCACGGCCATGCCCTTGACCACCAGCGGATGCGAAGGATGCAGGCCGATCTCCTCATCCAGCATCGGGATGGCGGTTGGAGCATCGGCACGATTGAAGGTGCGCGAAGCGTCCGGGCTGAGCGCGGGCCAGAAGCTGTTCGAGGCCGCGCATAGCTTGACGTCTTCTGCGAATGGACTGCCGAGTCCATGCGTCGCGAGAAAGATGCCGCCGCGATCGCCCGAATACGTCACGTCCCAGCCGGGTGCAAATACATTGGACGAAGCATCCGACAGGAACGACACCATTCTCACGCTGGAAGCCACCGGTCCCGTGTGATGGTCGGTGCGGGCCGCGAGGCTGAATGCGACGGAGATCGTGGTGTCCCTGGAGGTGAATGCCGGCGCGCCGGTGAGCGGATCGCTATGGTCCGGGTTGGCAGTCAACCGTTCGCCGCTGAGCGACGAAGGACCGCCATTTCTGAACTGCGATTTAGGATCGGTGTGCGTTTGCCGAAACCAGCGTTCCAGCTCGACCTGGTCGGCATACGGATAGAAATCGGGTGCGGCGACGATCGAATAGGCGGGAAGAACGGGCAACGCTGATGGTCCGCCGAGCGCGACGCTAACCACGCCCTCGGCGCAATGGTCGATGAAGAACCGGGTGTCGTATCCGCCGTCTTTGACCTCGTCCAGAAATTTCACACGGTTGTCCGGGTGCATGCACATGTTCAGCGGCGCTGCGCTTCCACGTCCTGCGGGGTGACGGATGTTGATGAACTCCGGCGCGTTGCGCGGCTCGGGGTAGCGGAGCCAGTTCGGCGCGAAGTGTGGAAAGTAGAGTTGTCGCACTTCATCGACCCCCGCGAGAAACACCCGAAACAGGGAATTGACGATGCGCATCGTGGTATAGCGCCGATTGACGATCTCGAGCAGCCACGGCCACTGGCGTGGCACTTTAAAGCTATATATTGGCGCGCTGTCGGTCTGCACGGACTCGATAAGCGGCAGAGGTTTGGGCATCACCAGCACGGCGGAACCGGATCGCACCAACGCCACTGCATCTCCAGCCTGGCCGCTGCTCGTCATGGTGAACGGCGGTGCGTCGAGGTTTGCCGAGCGCGGCACCTTAACGCCCCATGTCGCCTGCGCCGCGCGTTTGAGCTTGTCGCCGACATGGTGTTGCATGAAGGAGAGCGAAACAGAGATTCCGGGAATGCATTCCGGGCCTTCGAACAGCTTGTAGACAGGCGTCACGAAGTCCCGCTCGTGATCACGCATTTGCTCGCCTTCGATTAGCGCTAGCGCGTGCGGTCCCTTTTGGCGACGGACAAGGAACGCGCCGAAACGTGCCGGTAGCACGCGGACGTGTGCCACGTCTCCGGCATTGGGCGAAAAGCCGCGACCAAGCGGATCGAACAGAGCTTCGACGTCGCCATTGCGGGCAATACCCAGGCGCGAAAACACCATGTCGGCGTGTACCTGGTGGCCGGTGCGGCGGGCCGGCCGATACTGGTAGGCAAGCACTGCGACGTTCAGCTCCGGCCAGTCGCCGGGTGGCCCTGCTAGTGAATAAACGTAGTTCTCCAATAGATCCAGTTCGTCGAGCGAGATGCTTTCACCCACGGACTGCTCCGCGGGACGCGCGAGCACGTGATAAAGCAGGCTACGTGCCGGGTCTCCGGGTTCGATGGCCCGGTACGTGGTGCGGCATAAGTCGCAGACAAGCGGATCGGTCCAGTCGATCTTCAGCGCACGGGCGAGTTCGCTCACGGTGTCCGTTGCGCGAAGATTGAGGCCGTGACGCGCGAACGCCGCTTCCCAGCCAGGGGCGATGCGATTCAGTAAATCGCGTACAAGATCAACGAGCATCGGCGACCTCCGCGTGGCGTTGCTATGCGAACTCTGCTTCTGGCGTGCGATGCGTTGACGGTCTCTTGCCTGGTATGAATGCCGGTTTCGGCGCGTTACTGCCCAGACTAATATAGGTGATTCATGTGCTTGCGGTACTAGCGGATGTCCCTGGTCGTATCGCGGTGTTCCTGTTTGCAGGAAGCGTTGTTCTTTTCAAAACGATCTGGAGTCCGTTATTTCAATTGCGCGCAAGCGCGCGCGTTCTTCTATTGATGGTCGGTAGACGCCAGCCGACGCGGCAACAGGACTGATCGACGATGAACTACCGGCTCCCAGCCCTCTCATGCTAACGCGCAGAACCTTCCTGATCGGTGGTCTCGGCGTCGCCGGCGCCCTGGTCGTGGGGTGGTCGGCGTTGCCGCTGCGCCAGCGTCTGGCAGGCTCCGCGCCATTGCCGGTACAGGGCGCGCAGGTGCCGCTCAACGGCTGGGTCAAGGTTTCGTCGGACAACAGCGTGACAGTGATGATGTGCAAAGCGGAAATGGGCCAGGGCATCTATACCGGAGCGGCCATGCTGCTCGCAGACGAGATGGATGCCGATTGGGCGCGGGTGAAGGTCGAGCAGTCGCCGATCGACAAGATCTACAACAATCTGGATAACATCATTGGCGATCTTCCGTTTCGCCCCGACGATCACGGTGTCTTCGAAGAGTTGACCGTCTGGATGTTACGCAAGGCTTCGCGTGATTTCTTCGGCACGATGATCACGGGCGGCTCCACGAGCATCAACGACCTGTGGCAGCCGATGCGCGAAGCCGGCGCAAGCGCGCGCATGATGTTGTGCGGCGCGGCAGCCGAACAATGGCACGTACCGGCGGGCGAATGCCGCGCCGAGAACAGCCGCGTGCTGCATCCGTCGGGACGTTCGGCAAGTTTCGGCGAGTTGGCCGAACTCGCGGGCCAGCAATCGCTGCAGACGCACGTCGTGCTGAAGACACCAGCGCAGTTCAGGCTGATCGGCAAACCGGTCAAGCGTATCGATGGGCCGTCCAAGCTCGATGGGAGTGCGAAGTTCGGTATCGACGCGTTGCCGGACGGGTTGTTGTACGCGAGCGTGCTGATGTGTCCGACACTGGGAGGAACGCTCAAGGATTGCGACGACTCGGTGGCCCGCGCTTTACCAGGTGTCGTCAAGGTGCTGAAGGTCGATGCCTATAACGGCGGCACCGGCGGTGTAGCGGTGATTGCGGAGAATGTCTTCATTGCGATGTACGCGCTCGATGCCGTTGCCGCCTTGGGGATTGAATGGAACCATGGTGCAGCGGCCGAAGTTTCGGATTCCGACGTGGTTCGCAGCCTCACGGATGCCCTGGAGCATTCGGAAGGGCATGCTTACTATAGCCGGGGCGATGTCGACGGCGCCCTGAAAACAGCTGCCCGGGTGGTGAGCGCCGAATACCGTGCGCCGTATCTCGCGCACGCGCCTCTTGAACCCATGAACTGCACGGTACAGGTCACGGCCGACGGCGCCAAAGTCTGGGTCTCCACTCAGGTCCCGGCACTCGTGCGGAAGCAGGTGGCGAAGGTGTTGCACATGGATACCGACAAGGTGGAGGTGCAGGTGTTACTCCTCGGTGGAGGGTTCGGCAGGCGCCTGGAAGTGGACTACGTATCGCAGGCGGCCGCCATCGCGAGTGAGGCTGACGGCAGGCCGGTGCAGACGATCTGGAGCCGTCCGCAAGACATGACGCACGACTTCTACAGACCCGCCTGCGTGTCCCGCTTCAAGGCCGGGCTGAATCGCGCAGGCGAGCTGGTGGCGTGGCGCAACCTGTCGGCCAGCCAGTCGGCCGTTGTTGCATCGCTCAAGCGCAACTATGGTATCCCCGACCCGCTGCGCGATCGCACCACGGTGGAGGGCGCGTTCGACCAACCCTACGAGTGGCCCAATCTGCGGGTTGCGCAAACCACGGTCGACCTGCCGGTTCCGGTCGGGTTCTGGCGTTCGGTAGGGCATTCGCATCAGGCATTTTTTGTCGAGAGCTTCATGGACGAACTGGCCGCGGCCGCAGGCAAGGATCCGGTGGAGTTCCGGGCGGCTTTGCTCGAGCATCATCCACGGCATCTTGCGGTGTTGCGGCGTGCCGCTGTGCTTTCGAACTGGGGGCGTCCGCTTGCGCGAACCTCTGACGGCGCTGCCTGCGCGCGCGGCATTGCGCTGCACGAGGCGTTTGGCAGCATCGTCGCGCAGGTGGCGGAGGTGTCGATCGGCGCGAACAAAACCGTGTGTGTGCGGCGGGTGGTCTGTGTGCTCGATTGCGGTACGCCCGTGAACCCGAACCTGATATGCCAGCAGGTGGAAAGCGGCATCGTGTTCGGCCTGTCGGCGGCATTGTACGAAGCCATCACGATCGACCACGGGCAGGTGCAGCAGCAGTACTACAGCGACTTCCCAATCGTGCATATGGACGACTGCCCCGTCATCGACACCGAGATCATGTCGAGTGAAGCCGAGCCTCAAGGCGTGGGCGAAATTGCCACGCCACCCGTAGCGGCGGCCGTGGCCAATGCGATTTTTGCGCTGACTGGTCAGCGCCTGCGCACGCTGCCATTGCAACTCGCGTAAGTGGTGGGAGAGAACATGCTAACGCTCGACATCAACGGCAAGAAGGTGATGGTGAAATCGGATCCGGCTACACCGCTGCTTTGGGTGCTGCGGTGCGAACTCGGTATGACGGGCACCAAGTTCGGCTGCGGGATTGGTGTGTGCGGAGCCTGCACGGTCCATCTGGATGGTGCGGCCCAGGTGTCGTGCCAGGCTGTCATCTCCACGCTGGGCAACAGCAGAATCACCACGATAGAAGGACTCGGAGGCGCCGAGGCCGTCGCGCTCAAGGCCGCGTGGAGCAACATCGACGTGGTGCAATGCGGTTATTGCCAGAGCGCGCAACTGATGGCGGCCTCGGCACTTCTGAAGCAGAAGCCAACGCCGAGCGACAAGGACATCAACGACGCGATGTCGAACGTGGTGTGCCGTTGCGGCACCTATCCGCGTATCCGGGCGGCCATTCACGAGGCCGCTCGAAAGAAGACCGGGTAAAGCGTTAGTGCTTGTTCGTGTCTATGTCTGACTATGATTTGGCGGTTGGAACAGGTTGACGCATGGATGAAAAGCCTTGCGGATATTCGACGAGACGGGTTGGGTTTGGTGCTGGTTGCAGAAGCGAGCCGTACTGTGCCCCGCTTCGCGCGCCACCTACGATGGCTGTCATGGCCTGCCTGTCGAGTTCGACGCTGTCTGGAAGATCCTTGATTGCGATGATAGCCATGGTTGTTCCTTATGTCGTGATCGCCTGATTGCGTGGAATGAAGGTAGAGCTCTTCGGAATGTGACGGAGCAGCGGGAAATCCATAAAGGACTGCTTCGATTCAGTATAGACAATGCATCGCTCGCACGTGTTTTGCTCTGCACGGATGCGCCTGGCGCGATGACTGGGAAGTGATGGGCTGAAACCAACACAATAGGGCGATGCTGTTAGAAGCGGCACAACACCTGTGTATTGCAGGACGCTCTTGTGACATTGTTGTGTAATCCTGAATTGCGGAAGGCATGGGTGCGGACTAGTATCGATCGTGAGCATGTAACTTCTTACGACAGGTTGATTACGGTTTATCGGGAGCTGCGTGGCTTTAAAAAAATGGCAAACCTTGCGCACGCGATTAGCGAATTCCAGAACGGCGAGCTGTCGCAAGATGACTTCATCGCACAGCTCGACAGCACGCTGACGAAGGACAGTGTTGGTTCGGCACGGCTACTGGAGATATTGGGTGAAGCACATACACACATGCCGCTGCCTCCGGAGGTGTACGCGGAAGTTCAGCGCAGGATCGAGCGGCTGAGCGGCGCCAACCTGACACTGGGCGGCGGCGAGACGCGTGTGCAGACAACGCCGCGATATTCCGCGTCCCTTGCGGGCAGTCCAGCGCAATCTGCAAGCGGCGCAGGACAATCGAGACAATCGGTGCAACCCGGACAAGCGGGTGCGCCTTCTGATGCTCAGGCCGCCACCAGTTCCGAGGCTGTCAAAGGCGTTGGCGACACGCTCAATAACCGCTTCGTGCTGGAAGAATGCCTCGGCGTCGGTGGCATGGGCACGGTGTACAAGGCACTTGACCTGCGCAAGCTGGAAGCATCCGACCGCAAGCCCTACGTCGCCATCAAGGTCCTCAACGTACAGTTCCGCGGCAATCCCCAGTCGCTGATCGCGCTGCAACGTGAAGCCAAGAAAGCTCAGGTGCTGGCGCACCGCAATATCGTCACCGTCTACGACTTCGACAGGGACGGTGCGGTCGTCTATCTGACGATGGAATATCTGTCTGGCAAGCCGCTCAGCCGTCTGTTGCGCAACAAGAATTTCAAGGGGATGCCATACGACGCGGCGCTGCCGATCGTCAAAGGCATGGCCAGCGCGCTCGCCTATGCTCACGAGCATGGTTTCGTACACTGCGACTTCAAGCCAGGCAATGTGTTGCTGACGGACAAGAGCGACGTCAAGGTGATCGACTTCGGTATCGCCCGGGCGTTTCAGCGGCCTGATGAGGAGAGCGATGCAACCGTGTTCGATCCGGGCACGCTCGGCGCGCTGACGCCTGCTTATGCGAGTCCCGAGATGCTCGAGCATCTCGAGCCCGATCCGCGTGACGACGTGTATGCGCTCGGTTGCATTGTCTATGAACTGCTGACGGGACATCACCCGTTCGGCCGGCTCGCGGCCACCCAGGCCCGTAGTGCCGATCTCAAGCCGCAGCGTCCCGAAGGTTTGGGTACGCGCCCGTGGCGGGCCTTGCGCGGCGCTCTCTCCTTCGATCGCCGTACGCGCATGCCGACCGTCAACCGGTTCGTCAGCGAATTCTCGGCCCAGCCGCGTATTACAAGGCAACGCATGATGATTGCCGGGGGCGCTGCGCTCGCAGGGCTGAGCGTGGCTGCCCTCGGAGTCCTTTGGTACCGGATGCCTGGCAATTCTAACGGTGCGCCGAGTACAGCTTCAGCGCCACTGATTGCGGCGGCGCCGGCAACGTCGAAAGCGTTGACCGACCGCGTGCAAACGCCAGCGCCGCAAGCTGCATTGGCGTCAGGGGTGGCGTCGTCGTTAGCCGCGGTGTCGGCGCCGCTTCCACCCACGCTCGCATCGGTCGCCACATTGCTTGCGCACATGCCGTGTTCCGCGCTCGCCGCCTCGGTACAGAGCCATGCGGTAAAAGTGCATGGTTTCGTGCCGCAGGCAAACGGTATCGCCACGCTCAAGGATCGCCTGAGTGCGCTGCCGGGTGTGAGCACACTGAATGTCGACGTGACACCGGTTGCAGCGGACAAATGCGATGTCATTCAGTTCGTAGCGCCATACTGGACCCGCAACTGGCAGGCTGGCCACCCCGCCGCGCTTCAGGTGAAAGCGACTGACGGGCAACTTGCGGAGGGCG
The sequence above is drawn from the Paraburkholderia phenazinium genome and encodes:
- a CDS encoding xanthine dehydrogenase family protein molybdopterin-binding subunit; this translates as MLTRRTFLIGGLGVAGALVVGWSALPLRQRLAGSAPLPVQGAQVPLNGWVKVSSDNSVTVMMCKAEMGQGIYTGAAMLLADEMDADWARVKVEQSPIDKIYNNLDNIIGDLPFRPDDHGVFEELTVWMLRKASRDFFGTMITGGSTSINDLWQPMREAGASARMMLCGAAAEQWHVPAGECRAENSRVLHPSGRSASFGELAELAGQQSLQTHVVLKTPAQFRLIGKPVKRIDGPSKLDGSAKFGIDALPDGLLYASVLMCPTLGGTLKDCDDSVARALPGVVKVLKVDAYNGGTGGVAVIAENVFIAMYALDAVAALGIEWNHGAAAEVSDSDVVRSLTDALEHSEGHAYYSRGDVDGALKTAARVVSAEYRAPYLAHAPLEPMNCTVQVTADGAKVWVSTQVPALVRKQVAKVLHMDTDKVEVQVLLLGGGFGRRLEVDYVSQAAAIASEADGRPVQTIWSRPQDMTHDFYRPACVSRFKAGLNRAGELVAWRNLSASQSAVVASLKRNYGIPDPLRDRTTVEGAFDQPYEWPNLRVAQTTVDLPVPVGFWRSVGHSHQAFFVESFMDELAAAAGKDPVEFRAALLEHHPRHLAVLRRAAVLSNWGRPLARTSDGAACARGIALHEAFGSIVAQVAEVSIGANKTVCVRRVVCVLDCGTPVNPNLICQQVESGIVFGLSAALYEAITIDHGQVQQQYYSDFPIVHMDDCPVIDTEIMSSEAEPQGVGEIATPPVAAAVANAIFALTGQRLRTLPLQLA
- a CDS encoding (2Fe-2S)-binding protein — protein: MLTLDINGKKVMVKSDPATPLLWVLRCELGMTGTKFGCGIGVCGACTVHLDGAAQVSCQAVISTLGNSRITTIEGLGGAEAVALKAAWSNIDVVQCGYCQSAQLMAASALLKQKPTPSDKDINDAMSNVVCRCGTYPRIRAAIHEAARKKTG
- a CDS encoding serine/threonine protein kinase; this encodes MANLAHAISEFQNGELSQDDFIAQLDSTLTKDSVGSARLLEILGEAHTHMPLPPEVYAEVQRRIERLSGANLTLGGGETRVQTTPRYSASLAGSPAQSASGAGQSRQSVQPGQAGAPSDAQAATSSEAVKGVGDTLNNRFVLEECLGVGGMGTVYKALDLRKLEASDRKPYVAIKVLNVQFRGNPQSLIALQREAKKAQVLAHRNIVTVYDFDRDGAVVYLTMEYLSGKPLSRLLRNKNFKGMPYDAALPIVKGMASALAYAHEHGFVHCDFKPGNVLLTDKSDVKVIDFGIARAFQRPDEESDATVFDPGTLGALTPAYASPEMLEHLEPDPRDDVYALGCIVYELLTGHHPFGRLAATQARSADLKPQRPEGLGTRPWRALRGALSFDRRTRMPTVNRFVSEFSAQPRITRQRMMIAGGAALAGLSVAALGVLWYRMPGNSNGAPSTASAPLIAAAPATSKALTDRVQTPAPQAALASGVASSLAAVSAPLPPTLASVATLLAHMPCSALAASVQSHAVKVHGFVPQANGIATLKDRLSALPGVSTLNVDVTPVAADKCDVIQFVAPYWTRNWQAGHPAALQVKATDGQLAEGDPLVVSLTTPDYESYVNIDYYQLDGSVVHMVPSPRAPDNQAPANYAATVGGAGDWVIAKPFGTELVVLMVTPAPLFNALRPESEARAEYLRALDTRLTQIAGKYGPDHIVADVTQINTQPRKQ